The genomic DNA CGGCCTTCAAGTTCGCGCTCTACGACCAGGCCGAGCACTCGGGGCGCGCGTGGCAGCTGCTGTGCGACATGGAGCCGCAGCGTGACTACGTGCACTTCCTGCCGGGGCCGGGTGACGCCAGCGCCAACGCGCTGCGCAACATCGTGCGTGACCTCACCCAGCACCCCGAGCGTGGCCAGGGCGGCAAGCTGGACATGAAGGTCACGCACCCCGAGTCGCCCAGCGTGTTGCTGGCGTTCGAGCGCTGGGCCGCCGCGCGTGGCCTGCAGATCGGCGTGGGCCTCAGCTACGAGAAGGTTCAACAGCCCGACCCGCGCGCATCACGCGGCCCCGTGTCGTTCTCGCTGTGGCGCTTCGACGCGCAGCGTGGGTATCCCAACGTGCCCGCGCCCGACCCGCGCGCCACCGAGGCCGTGGCCACCATCGCCCGGCAGACCTTCCTGCTGGAGCGCTGGGACGCCGCCGCGAAGCCGCTCGGCGCGCAGATGGGGGTGGCCTGGGTGGAGCAGCTGCTCTCCGGCATGGTGCACCCGCCGCCGCCGCCCGAGGGCATGGACCCGTTCGCGTGGGTGCAGCGCATGCAGGTGGCCGCCGCGTTGGTCATCGCGCGCACGGACAACAGCTGGAGCGACACGGCGGGCCGCAAGTTCGCGCTGTTCAACCTGGCGCGCGGGCCGGTGGACTGGACCACCGACGCGGCCATCATCGTGCTGGCCTGGCTCACGCGCGAAGAGCCCGCGTTGCGACCCGAGGTGGAGGCGCTCTTCGGCGAGCTGCGCGCCAGCATCCCGAAGGACGGGTTCACCTGCTTCGAGCGGCCTCTGGCGCTGGCCTGGCTGGCCATGGGCGGGCACGACAAGGCCAAGCTCGATGGCTTCGACGCGTGGCTGCGCGACATGGACGCTCGCAACAGCACGCAGCAGCAGGAGGAGAAGCACGAGGGCCTCACCATCGCGCAGTACGCCGAGCTGTCGGCGCGGCGCGACGCGATCACGGCGAAGCACGCGCAGCACACCGGCGGTCGGCTCGCAGCCGTGGCGAACGCGTTCGGCAACGAGCAGTGGAAGGCGCTCGAGGCCCTGTGCCGCGAGTACGGGCTCAAGGCCGACAACGCCGCCGCGAGCGGGCGCATCGAGGCCTGGGAGATCCGCCTGCGCAGCGACCAACGCCTGCGCGCCTTCTTCGAGCAGCAGGTGAACCTGACTCGGCTCAAGGTGGAGGGCATCGACCCGAACAGCCACGAGGGGCGCATCGCCGAGCAGATCCGCGGCGGGCACTTCGACGTGGAGGGCGCGCGCGTCAACGCGCAGGCCGTGGCTCAGCAGATGGCGGCTGGCGAAGACATGGGCGACCCCGACCCGGTGGTCTTCCCCGGTCAGCCGGTCGCGAAGCTGTCCGACTACGTGAAGATGATGAAGAAGATGCAGACGGGTGACATGAACGGCGCTCTCAAGATGTACGGCCTGAACATGGGCTCGTACGGCGGCGTGGCGCAGGCCTGGGGCGTGAAGCTGGCGTCCGACCCCGTGTTGACCGCCAAGTTCGGAAAAATGATGGCGTAGTGATGGTCTAGTGATGGCGTAGTCTCTCGGGCGTCATGCCCGAGCTCCCCGAAGTCGAGACCGTCGCGCGCTTGATCGCCCCGCGTGTGACGGGCCGCACCATCGTCTCTACCGAGGCGGGCTGGCTGCGCTCCCTGGGCGGGCCGAGCCTGCGGGACTTCGACCGCAGCGTGCGCGGAGCCACCATCACGCGCGTGGGTCGCCGGGCCAAGTACATCGTGCTCGAGCTCACGCGCACGGAGACGCATGGCGTGGTGAAGCCTGCCGGCGCGCTGCTGGTGCACCTGCGCATGAGCGGGCGCCTGTACGTGGAGCCCAGCGCCACGCCGCTCGGGCCCTACACGCGCGTGGCCCTGGGCCTCAGCGACGAGCACACGCTGCGCTTCGACGACGTGCGCAAGTTCGGGCGCTTCACCTTCCACGGAGGACCCCGCGTGACGCTCGCGCACCTGGGACCGGAGCCCTTGGAAGACGACTTCACGGCGGCGTGGCTGTCCCAGGCGCTGGCCGGGAGACAGCGTCAGCTGAAGCCCCTGCTGTTGGACCAAGAGTTCGTGGCGGGCCTCGGCAACATCTACGTGGACGAGGCCCTGCACGAGGCAAAGCTTCACCCGCTCCTGCCCGCTGACCGCGTGACCAAGGCGCAGGCGGCCAAGCTGGTCACCGCCATACGCATGATCCTGAATGAGGCCATCGCGCGCGAGGGCTCCAGCTTCGACACGTTCTACCGCACGCCCGAGGGTCAGCCGGGCAGCTACCAAGACCAGTTCCGTGTCTACGGCCGCGACGGGCGCGCGTGCCGCCGCTGCGCTGCCACCGTGCAGAAGTTCGTGGTGGGCCAGCGGGGCACGCACATCTGCCCACGCTGTCAGGCGAGCACCCCCGCGAGGTCCGCCGATGAGCGACGAGACCACTGCCAGCACGGACGCGAAGAGCGCCCCCAAAAGCCAGTCGATCAAGTGGGTGATTCTGCTGCTCGTCGTCCCCGGGGTGCTGTGGGTGACGGGCGCGTTCGACTACCTGCGCGACACCGATCGTGTGCGCACGGACGTCACGGCGCTCGGCCCGCTCGCGCCCATCGCGTGGGTGCTGGTGCACGCCACGCTCGAGGGCTTGGGCGTGCCGGCCACGTTCATCGTGATCGCCGCGATGGTGCTCTTCAGCAAGCCCATCGCGCTGGTGGTGTGTGTGCTGGGCAGTGCGGGCGGCATGGCCTTCGGCTTCTGCTTGGCGCGCTATCTCGCGCGTGACTGGGTGAGCGCGCGTGTGCCCGAGCGCTTCCAAAAGTGGGAGTCGCGCGTCAGCGAGAACGCGTTCCTCGTCTCCCTCGCCATGCGGTCGGTCCTGTTCCTCGCGCCGGGCCCCGCCTACGTCATGGGGCTGTCCCGCGCGCGTTTTTTTCCGTGCCTGCTCGGGGGCGTTGATCGGCTGCATTCCCGGCCTCTGGCTCATGGTGTACTGGGGTCCTGAGGCCGCCGCGCTGACTCAGCGCGTCCCCCCAGAGGGTTGGGTCGTGGCCGCTGCGGTCACTGTCTTGGCCGCGCTCGCCTTCCGCCGCATCCGCCGCAACACCTGACACCCAGTGTCAAAACGGTGGTTTCTCGCTCGGTTTGGCCCATGAACCCCGTCATTTTTGCGATGTGCGAAGGGTGCACATGCAGACTCAAATGCTGTAACACGGTCATGGGTGTCTCTCCCCGTCACTGAGCGTCGTGGCTTCTACGGTCGATCATATAGTTATGACGCGGTAGTAGCTGAACGTTGTAGACGGCTGGCGAAAACTTACCGACAAGTAACTTGAATTTATTGACAAGATGTTTGTAGAAAGTTTTCGCAAATAATCCAATCGCAATTCGAAACTTGCTGTTGTACACGGTTGCCAGATTGGAAGGAATCAGGTGCCCCCCGTGAACCACGAATCCCCCCTCGCCCCCCTCACCGCGCGCTTCCGGCGCGTGGAATCCATCTCCCCATCGAGCTGACGCAGATGCCTGCGCTCTTCTCGCGCTTCTACGAAAACGCGGACCTCGCGACGTTCATCAAGGACCTCTCCGAGAAGTCGGGCGTGATCATGGTGCGTGAGAAGAACGAGGCCGCGACCATCCGCGGCTTCAGCACCATCAAGCAGGTCGAGCTCGACGACGACGGACGCCCGGCCATCGGCGTCTTCAGCGGCGACACCATCCTGCACCCCGACTACTGGGGTGACCGCGCGCTCAAGGACGGCTTCGTTCGGTACATGCTGGGCGTGAAGGCCCGCATGCCCCGCACGCCCATCTACTGGCTGCTGATCTCGAAGGGCTACAAGACCTACCTGCTGCTGGCGAACAACTTAGTCACGAACTACCCGCGGGCGGACAACCCCTCGGACCCGCGCCTGCGCGGCATCGTGGACCAGTACTGCCGGCAGCTCTTCCCCGCGCGCTTACAACCCCACCAAGGGCATCTTGGACTTCGGGGAGGGTTCGCAGTGCCTGCGTGACCCGGTGGCGCCCATCACCGAGGAGCTGCGCGCCGAGAACCCGGCCATCGCGTTCTTCGAAGACCGCAACCCCGAGTGGCACCGCGGCGTGGAGCTGCCCTGTGTGGGCGAGGTCTCGCTGAACCTGCTGTGGCCCTACCTGGCGAAGGAGTCGTCGCGCATGCGCAGCTCGGCGCCGCCCCCCGGAGCCTTGGCCACCGAGCTGGGCGAGCGCATGCCCTCGCTGGCTGACCTCGCGCGGCAGCTCCGCGGGCGCACCGACGACACGCCGTTCACGCTGGAGGACCGCGCATGAAGGACCAGCTGCGACCCTTCGCGCATCAGGCGGCGCGCGCCGTCTGTGCGTGGGGCGCGCGGCGCTTCGACGACGCTCTCCACGACGTCGAGCGCACGCAGCGCGCGACGCTGGCCCGCCAGCTGGAGCACTTCGACGGCTCGCTCCAGGCCAAGCGCCTGGGGCTCACGCGCAGCATGAGCGCCGAGGCGTTCCGCGACCGTGTCGCCGAGCACTCGTGGTCCGACGTGGAGGCGCTGGTCACGCGTCAGCGCGCCGGCGAAGAGCGCATGCTCACGCGTGAGCACTGCGAGCGCTACCAGCCCACCAGCGGGTCGAGCTTCGCGTGTGAAGTGGGTGCCCTACACGCCCGGCTTCCTGGCCGACCTCGACGCCGCCGTCACGCCCTGGGTGGCCGACCTCTACCGCAGCGTGCCGGGTGTGCGCGCCGGGCGGCACTACTGGTCGCTCTCGTGGATCCCCACCGAGCTGCGCGCCGACACGCCGGGCAACGTGAACGACGACACGCAGCTGCTCTCGTGGGAGAAGCGCGCGGCCGCGGCGCTCATGGCCCCCGTGCCGCGCTGGGTGGCCTTCGCCGAGTCTTCGGACGACTCGCTGTT from Sandaracinaceae bacterium includes the following:
- the mutM gene encoding bifunctional DNA-formamidopyrimidine glycosylase/DNA-(apurinic or apyrimidinic site) lyase translates to MPELPEVETVARLIAPRVTGRTIVSTEAGWLRSLGGPSLRDFDRSVRGATITRVGRRAKYIVLELTRTETHGVVKPAGALLVHLRMSGRLYVEPSATPLGPYTRVALGLSDEHTLRFDDVRKFGRFTFHGGPRVTLAHLGPEPLEDDFTAAWLSQALAGRQRQLKPLLLDQEFVAGLGNIYVDEALHEAKLHPLLPADRVTKAQAAKLVTAIRMILNEAIAREGSSFDTFYRTPEGQPGSYQDQFRVYGRDGRACRRCAATVQKFVVGQRGTHICPRCQASTPARSADERRDHCQHGREERPQKPVDQVGDSAARRPRGAVGDGRVRLPARHRSCAHGRHGARPARAHRVGAGARHARGLGRAGHVHRDRRDGALQQAHRAGGVCAGQCGRHGLRLLLGALSRA
- a CDS encoding VTT domain-containing protein is translated as MVLFSKPIALVVCVLGSAGGMAFGFCLARYLARDWVSARVPERFQKWESRVSENAFLVSLAMRSVLFLAPGPAYVMGLSRARFFPCLLGGVDRLHSRPLAHGVLGS